One Alnus glutinosa chromosome 3, dhAlnGlut1.1, whole genome shotgun sequence genomic region harbors:
- the LOC133862231 gene encoding ABC transporter C family member 8-like, with protein sequence MIMASFGSSLGGFSWICEGELDLSSYCIQRTIMDGVNLFFLCAFYLFLLVAFIRKRYTRSSTRKDWISVVLSICCALLSIAYISSGLWNLIAKNDEFNHMSWLVYLVRGLVWISFTVSLLVQWSKWIRALNFVWWVLSFTLVSALNIQILLRTHSIEILDVVPWPINFLLFLCAFRNLGHFVSQDNLDSSLSEPLLAKKTGKNQTGLGQASFPSKLSFSWINPLLILGYSKPLALEDIPSLVSEDEANFAYQKFAHAWDTLSREMGLNNTRNLVIWAIAKVYFKENVFIGICAFLRTICVVAAPLILYAFVNYSNQNERNLDEGFSIVGCLIVVKVVESLSQRHWFFNSRRSGMRMRSALMVAVYEKQLKLSSLGRRRHSTGEIVNYIAVDAYRMGEFPWWFHLTWSFTLQLFLAIGVLFGVVGLGALPGLVPLLICGLLNVPFAKVLQKCQSQLMIAQDLRLRSTSEVLNNMKIIKLQSWEEKFKILIESLRDNEFKWLTKSQFIKAYGTLLYWMSPTIISSVVFMGCAMFHSAPINASTIFTVLATLRSMGEPVRMIPEALSSLIQVKVSLDRLNAFLLDDELKKDEMRRIPFQKSDKSVKIQAGNFSWDLETIIPTLREVNLEIRWGQKVAICGPVGAGKSSLLYAVLGEIPKISGTVNVFGSIAYVSQTSWIQSGTIRDNILYGKPMDKTRYDKAIIACALDKDINTFNNGDLTEIGQRGLNMSGGQKQRIQLARAVYSDADIYLLDDPFSAVDAHTAAFLFNDCVMAALGKKTVILVTHQVEFLSEVDKNLVMEGGQITQSGSYEELLMAGTAFEQLVNAHRDAMTVLNPSADTSQRESQKVDTVQPEESQGSSLTKENSEGAIAAKGLPGAQLTEEEEREIGDVGWKPFWDYILVSKGLLLLCLGIIAQSGFVALQAAATYWLALGIEIPKISSGVLIGVYTAISTLSAVFVYLRSFFAAHLGLKASSAFFSGFTNAIFKAPMLFFDSTPVGRILTRASSDLSILDFDIPFSIIFIVAAGIELLTTIGIMASVTWQVLIVAIFATIATRYVQGYYQASARELIRINGTTKAPVMNYASETSLGVVTIRAFNMVDRFFQNYLKLIDTDAGLFFYSNATMEWLILRIEVLQNLTLFTAALLLVLLPKGVIAPGLVGLSLSYALSVTGTQIFFTRWYCYLSNYIVSVERIKQFMHIPPEPPAIVQDKRPPSSWPSKGRIELQALKIKYRPNAPLVLKGITCTFKEGTRVGVVGRTGSGKTTLISALFRLVEPASGKILVDGVDICSIGLKDLRMKLSIIPQEPTLFRGSVRTNLDPLGLFSDDEIWKALEKCQLKSTISNLPNLLDSSVSDEGENWSVGQRQLFCLGRVLLKRSKILVLDEATASIDSATDVILQRIIRQEFSECTVITVAHRVPTVIDSDMVMVLSYGELLEYDEPWKLMETNSSFSKLVAEYWSSCRSNSYQDFNKHQ encoded by the exons ATGATAATGGCTTCCTTCGGGAGCTCACTTG GGGGGTTCTCATGGATTTGTGAAGGAGAGCTTGATTTGAGTTCTTACTGCATTCAAAGAACAATCATGGATGGTGTAAATCTGTTCTTCCTCTGTGCTTTCTACCTATTTTTGCTCGTAGCTTTTATAAGAAAACGTTATACTCGAAGTAGCACTAGAAAAGATTGGATCTCGGTAGTACTTTCAATCTGTTGTGCTCTTCTTAGCATTGCTTATATTAGTTCCGGTTTATGGAATTTAATTGCCAAAAATGATGAATTCAATCATATGAGCTGGTTGGTTTACTTGGTTAGGGGACTGGTTTGGATCTCTTTCACAGTTTCATTGCTTGTTCAATGGTCTAAATGGATCAGGGCTCTGAACTTTGTTTGGTGGGTGTTGTCCTTTACATTGGTTTCAGCTCTGAATATCCAAATTCTACTGCGAACACATAGCATTGAAATTTTGGACGTGGTGCCTTGGCCTATCaactttttacttttcctttGTGCTTTTAGGAACCTCGGTCACTTTGTTTCTCAAGATAATCTAGACAGCAGTCTATCTGAACCTCTACTGGCCAAAAAGACTGGAAAAAACCAAACAGGATTAGGCCAGGCCAGTTTTCCTAGCAAATTGTCATTTTCTTGGATTAATCCTTTGCTTATCTTGGGCTACTCAAAACCATTAGCTCTTGAAGACATTCCCTCTCTAGTTTCCGAAGATGAAGCCAACTTTGCCTACCAAAAATTTGCTCATGCATGGGATACTCTTTCAAGGGAGATGGGCTTGAACAATACACGGAACTTGGTTATTTGGGCTATTGCAAAAGTCTACTTCAAAGAGAATGTATTCATAGGCATTTGTGCATTTCTTAGAACAATTTGTGTAGTTGCTGCTCCTCTAATACTCTATGCTTTCGTAAATTATTCGAATCAAAATGAGAGAAATCTGGATGAAGGTTTCTCTATTGTGGGGTGTCTAATTGTTGTCAAGGTGGTAGAATCTTTGTCTCAGAGGCACTGGTTCTTCAATTCAAGGAGGTCAGGAATGAGGATGAGATCAGCCTTAATGGTGGCAGTCTACGAAAAGCAGTTAAAGCTTTCAAGTTTGGGAAGGAGAAGGCACTCAACTGGGGAGATAGTGAATTATATTGCAGTCGATGCCTATCGAATGGGTGAATTTCCATGGTGGTTCCATTTGACATGGAGCTTCACATTGCAGCTTTTCCTAGCCATTGGCGTTCTTTTTGGGGTTGTAGGCCTTGGTGCTCTTCCTGGTTTAGTTCCTCTTCTCATTTGTGGACTCCTTAATGTGCCTTTTGCAAAAGTGCTACAGAAGTGTCAGTCTCAGTTGATGATTGCCCAAGACTTGCGACTGAGATCCACTTCTGAGGTCCTaaacaacatgaagatcataaAGTTGCAATCATGGGAAGAGAAATTCAAGATTTTGATCGAATCTCTCCGTGACAACGAATTCAAATGGTTGACTAAATCACAGTTTATAAAGGCTTATGGTACCTTATTGTATTGGATGTCTCCAACCATCATTTCTTCAGTAGTTTTCATGGGATGTGCCATGTTTCACAGTGCCCCAATAAATGCTAGCACTATCTTCACAGTTCTTGCAACATTGAGGAGCATGGGGGAGCCTGTCAGAATGATACCCGAAGCTCTTTCTTCTTTGATCCAAGTGAAGGTATCTTTGGATCGTCTCAATGCTTTTCTGCTTGATGACGAGCTAAAAAAAGATGAAATGAGGAGAATTCCCTTTCAGAAGTCGGATAAGAGTGTAAAAATACAAGCAGGCAACTTCAGTTGGGATCTGGAAACAATAATTCCAACTCTAAGAGAAGTGAACTTAGAAATAAGATGGGGGCAGAAAGTTGCTATTTGTGGGCCAGTTGGGGCTGGGAAATCATCACTTCTTTATGCTGTACTAGGGGAAATACCCAAAATTTCAGGAACA GTTAATGTATTTGGATCCATCGCCTATGTCTCTCAAACTTCTTGGATCCAAAGTGGGACGATTCGTGATAACATACTGTATGGAAAGCCTATGGACAAGACTAGATATGACAAGGCCATAATAGCATGTGCTTTAGACAAGGACATCAATACTTTCAACAATGGTGATCTCACAGAAATAGGCCAGAGAGGGCTTAACATGAGTGGAGGTCAGAAACAGAGGATTCAACTAGCTCGAGCTGTATATAGTGATGCTGACATCTATCTCCTCGATGACCCATTTAGTGCAGTAGATGCGCATACAGctgcatttttatttaat GATTGCGTCATGGCTGCCCTTGGAAAGAAAACTGTCATTCTAGTGACACATCAAGTGGAGTTTCTCTCAGAAGTTGATAAAAATCTG GTTATGGAGGGTGGACAAATTACTCAATCGGGAAGCTATGAGGAGCTCTTGATGGCTGGGACAGCATTTGAACAGCTTGTGAATGCCCATAGAGATGCAATGACAGTATTGAATCCTTCAGCTGATACAAGTCAAAGAGAATCTCAGAAGGTAGATACGGTTCAGCCAGAGGAGTCTCAAGGGTCTTCCCTCACTAAGGAGAATAGCGAGGGGGCGATTGCTGCAAAGGGTTTACCAGGAGCACAActaacagaagaagaagaaagggagaTTGGTGATGTTGGATGGAAGCCATTCTGGGATTATATCCTTGTTTCGAAGGGATTGCTTCTGCTTTGTTTAGGCATTATAGCTCAGTCTGGTTTTGTTGCTCTTCAGGCTGCTGCAACTTATTGGCTAGCTCTAGGAATTGAAATTCCTAAAATCAGTAGTGGCGTTTTGATTGGAGTTTACACTGCAATTTCAACACTTAGTGCTGTCTTTGTATATCTAAGGTCTTTCTTTGCAGCCCATCTTGGATTAAAAGCTTCTAGTGCCTTCTTCTCTGGTTTCACCAATGCTATCTTTAAAGCTCCCATGCTTTTCTTTGACTCGACCCCTGTTGGGAGGATTTTGACCCGA GCTTCATCAGACCTGAGTATTTTGGATTTCGACATACCTTTCTCCATTATCTTTATAGTAGCTGCTGGTATTGAACTCCTGACTACGATAGGAATTATGGCTTCGGTCACATGGCAAGTTCTCATTGTAGCCATTTTTGCTACCATAGCTACAAGATACGTTCAG GGGTATTATCAAGCCTCTGCAAGGGAACTGATAAGGATCAATGGAACTACAAAAGCACCAGTTATGAATTATGCAAGTGAGACATCACTTGGAGTGGTGACAATAAGAGCTTTTAACATGGTGGACAGGTTTTTCCAGAACTATCTAAAGTTAATTGACACAGATGCAGGGCTTTTCTTCTATTCAAATGCAACCATGGAGTGGTTAATTTTAAGAATAGAAGTACTTCAGAATTTGACCCTCTTCACTGCAgcacttttacttgttttaCTTCCTAAGGGTGTTATAGCTCCAG GGCTTGTGGGGCTTTCTCTTTCTTATGCGCTGTCAGTAACAGgcacccaaattttttttacacgaTGGTATTGCTACTTGTCAAACTACATTGTCTCAGTTGAACGAATCAAACAATTTATGCACATACCACCGGAACCTCCAGCAATTGTGCAGGACAAGAGGCCCCCATCTTCATGGCCTTCAAAGGGTAGGATAGAATTGCAAGCTTTGAAG ATAAAATATCGTCCAAATGCTCCACTAGTTCTCAAGGGAATCACTTGCACATTCAAAGAAGGAACTAGAGTAGGAGTTGTGGGAAGAACAGGAAGCGGAAAAACTACGCTGATAAGTGCTTTGTTTCGTTTAGTAGAGCCTGCAAGCGGGAAAATTCTTGTAGATGGGGTAGATATATGCTCCATTGGCTTGAAGGATTTAAGGATGAAACTCAGCATCATCCCTCAAGAGCCAACACTTTTCAGGGGCAGTGTCCGGACTAACTTGGATCCTCTAGGTCTTTTCTCTGACGATGAAATATggaag GCTCTTGAGAAGTGTCAGCTTAAGTCAACAATCAGCAACCTACCTAATCTGCTAGACTCTTCTG TGAGTGATGAAGGTGAAAATTGGAGCGTCGGGCAGCGGCAACTCTTTTGCCTTGGCAGAGTCCTTCTTAAAAGAAGTAAAATTCTAGTGCTTGATGAAGCTACTGCTTCCATAGATTCTGCA